One Lates calcarifer isolate ASB-BC8 unplaced genomic scaffold, TLL_Latcal_v3 _unitig_5389_quiver_2718, whole genome shotgun sequence genomic region harbors:
- the LOC108874431 gene encoding putative uncharacterized protein DDB_G0290521 → MAHNSSLMSGVQQGAPRLGYLGTTASSRAKVSQDPPTSSTISTQEEKENFSSSDPQPPASLLSAGLDPHSPKPDPHQDQITSVAVLSQESQHPVPVASPQVLATPTEVTSQGGVERWSVSSSEATPTNQNQTLILSPAPSITPTATPTTCDITISDIITSAIVSDITTASGQGGGVKGAETRIQTDRVSTDDVSEQTVGADSSSSDSPTSSSCPVPPQTGSGDVEESCSLQQCQQVANELRQTARRAIHLYQQLGVSPGVAERRLQMSSVLQEAFDFVYSEMQVVLQKDGQSSGAPSGHLEDDGTMSLLEKYSEMLVQMTQNKLNRI, encoded by the exons ATGGCCCACAACAGCAGCCTGATGTCTGgagtccagcagggggcgccacGGCTTGGATACTTAGGAACCACAGCCAGCTCCAGGGCCAAAGTCAGCCAggacccccccacctcctccaccatctccacccaggaggagaaggaaaacttttcctcctcagaCCCCCAGCCTCCTGCTTCCCTACTGTCTGCAGGTCTGGACCCACACAGCCCCAAACCTGACCCCCATCAAGACCAGATCACAAG TGTCGCTGTGTTGTCTCAGGAGTCTCAGCATCCTGTACCTGTGGCGAGCCCTCAGGTGTTGGCCACACCCACTGAAGTGACGTCACAGGGTGGAGTCGAGAGGTGGAGCGTCAGCAGCTCAGAGGCAACGCCAACGAATCAAAACCAAACACTAATCTTGAGCCCCGCCCCCTCCATCACACCCACAGCCACGCCCACCACCTGTGACATCACCATTTCTGACATCATCACATCTGCCATTGTCTCTGACATCACCACTGCCTCCGGGCAGGGGGGTGGAGTCAAAGGAGCTGAGACCAGAATCCAGACTGATCGAG TGTCGACAGATGATGTTTCTGAACAAACTGTCGGAGCCGATTCATCTTCATCTGATTCACCCACATCTTCCTCCTGCCCTGTCCCGCCTCAGACAG gaTCAGGTGATGTCGAGGAGTCGTGCAGCCTGCAGCAGTGTCAGCAGGTCGCCAACGAGCTGAGACAGACGGCGAGACGAGCCATACACCTCTACCAACAG CTCGGTGTGTCGCCCGGCGTTGCAGAGCGGCGTCTTCAGATGTCGTCCGTCCTGCAGGAGGCGTTTGATTTTGTTTACTCTGAGATGCAGGTAGTCCTGCAGAAAGACGGACAGAGCAGCGGCGCCCCCTCTGGTCACCTGGAGGATGACGGGACGATGTCACTGCTGGAGAAATACTCTGAGATGCTGGTTCAGATGACCCAGAACAAACTGAACCGAATCTGA